One part of the Malus sylvestris chromosome 2, drMalSylv7.2, whole genome shotgun sequence genome encodes these proteins:
- the LOC126613922 gene encoding methyl jasmonate esterase 1-like, with amino-acid sequence MIQKILLENMTEKLLLFFLLFICLAKASTSTPSPPSNIHNQTQSPKHFVLIHGACHGAWSWYKVATLLKDSGHNVTALDLGASGINPIQVQQLPSLSEFVEPLTKLMVSLPPNEKVILVGHSLGGAVISIFMEWFPHKIVAAVYVTAFMYGPTLNFSTTYAEVTKGYDAIDSQFRYDNGTKNPATSLLVGPKALATSVYQLSPPQDLTLALSLVRPFPLYNYDVIKLTKEKYGSVPRVFIVANQDRTIMLDVQNYMIKNNPPNEVKVINGSDHMVMFSKPVELFCHLQSIAEKYS; translated from the exons ATGATACAGAAAATATTATTGGAGAACATGACAGAGAAGctccttttgtttttccttttatttatttgcttGGCAAAAGCTAGTACCTCAACCCCATCCCCGCCCTCCAACATTCACAACCAAACTCAAAGTCCAAAACATTTTGTATTGATACATGGAGCTTGTCATGGAGCATGGAGCTGGTATAAGGTGGCAACTCTCCTCAAGGACTCAGGTCACAATGTCACAGCTCTAGACTTGGGAGCATCTGGGATCAACCCGATTCAGGTACAGCAGCTCCCTTCGTTATCGGAATTCGTCGAGCCCTTGACAAAGCTCATGGTGTCTCTACCACCAAATGAAAAGGTTATCCTTGTGGGTCACAGCTTGGGGGGCGCAGTCATATCTATTTTCATGGAGTGGTTCCCTCATAAAATTGTTGCTGCAGTATATGTCACCGCTTTTATGTATGGTCCTACTCTCAATTTCTCAACTACATATGCAGAG GTTACCAAAGGATATGATGCTATAGATTCTCAATTCAGATATGATAACGGAACCAAAAACCCTGCAACCTCCCTTCTTGTTGGGCCTAAAGCCTTGGCGACAAGCGTGTACCAGCTCTCACCACCACAG GATTTAACTCTAGCATTATCGTTGGTGAGACCTTTTCCTTTATATAATTACGATGTAATAAAACTCACGAAGGAGAAGTATGGATCAGTTCCTAGAGTATTCATCGTGGCCAACCAAGACCGTACGATAATGTTGGATGTGCAAAATTACATGATCAAGAACAATCCCCCAAATGAAGTGAAAGTGATAAACGGTTCTGATCACATGGTCATGTTCTCTAAACCAGTGGAGCTGTTCTGCCACCTCCAAAGTATTGCTGAGAAGTATTCATAA